The Collibacillus ludicampi region CGCGGTACAGTTATTGATACCGAATCATCAAAACAGTTTAGCCGGGCGCGTTCTACATTCGGTAAGCAGCCGATCATTGCTTTCCGTTTTTCATCACGAAATCCCTCTTTACGCATCAGCCGATCCGAATATACTTGATCCATCGAAAAATCAGCATGCAAGCTTCAAGTCACTGTTCGTCTATTTATTTACAAATATCGACATCGAGAATCCGATTACGATGTTGGGAGAACAAATTCCTGCATTAGCAGTGACAAAATTTGAGCCGTTAAGCAAAGACTTTCAGGAGCCGCCGGGTGAAGATCATCTGCCTCCGCGACCGTCTGATCAAACGGAACCATCGGCGCCGCAACAAGAACAGCCTGTAGAATCGGATGGTAAGCCGATCGTCTATATTTATCATACGCATAACCGTGAATCTTTTTTGCCGGAGCTTCATGGGGTTACGGATCCTAATCAGGCGTATGACAAGGATAAGAATATCACATTGGTCGGCGAACGTCTGCTCCAATCGTTAAAAGCAAAACATATCTATGCTGTCCAGACGAAAAACGACTATTGGTTCAAAGGCGATGTGGAAAATGAATATGATTTGTCGAGAAAAACCGTACAAGAAGTATTAAAAAAATATGACAGCATCAAAATGGTATTTGACATCCATCGGGATTCTATGCCGCGCGATAAAACAACGGTCAAGATCAATGGGCAGGATGTAGCAAGAGTGTATTTTATCATCGGAGGATCAAACAAAAATAAGGAGAAAAACGAAGAATTCGCCTTGAAGCTTCACAATAAACTGAATCAAATGTATCCGGGGGTCTCCAAAGGTGCACATGTGGCGATTCCCAATCCAGCATTTGACACCAGATACAACCAGGATCTTTTTTCAAATGCGGTACTTATCGAGATCGGCGGCCCGGAAAATACGTTAGAAGAAGAATATCGGGCGGCTGACATCCTCGCTGATGTCATAGCAAATGTGGGCAAAGACGAGCAAAAGGGTGGAAAATAAGGGACAATGTTACCAGGGGAATAGCATTTGAATCCCGGAAACTTGAGCAGGTGAGCTTACGATGTGTCAAATCCTTGTGCGGGCGTTACGGTTGAGTGTTTACTCGATCCTATTGATCACGTTGACGATCATCGGTTTCACTCTTGCGGAGAGGGGAATGGAAACCCTTATAGGAACGAACCATGTCCAACTTAACACTGCAGCGGGCATATCGGAGGACCAAGAGAAGAAACCGGTTATT contains the following coding sequences:
- the spoIIP gene encoding stage II sporulation protein P, giving the protein MNGKNVRRRGFRSFTFHIGTKKARTAIVTMGLALSVMFILLGTVAVQLLIPNHQNSLAGRVLHSVSSRSLLSVFHHEIPLYASADPNILDPSKNQHASFKSLFVYLFTNIDIENPITMLGEQIPALAVTKFEPLSKDFQEPPGEDHLPPRPSDQTEPSAPQQEQPVESDGKPIVYIYHTHNRESFLPELHGVTDPNQAYDKDKNITLVGERLLQSLKAKHIYAVQTKNDYWFKGDVENEYDLSRKTVQEVLKKYDSIKMVFDIHRDSMPRDKTTVKINGQDVARVYFIIGGSNKNKEKNEEFALKLHNKLNQMYPGVSKGAHVAIPNPAFDTRYNQDLFSNAVLIEIGGPENTLEEEYRAADILADVIANVGKDEQKGGK